One Prosthecochloris marina DNA window includes the following coding sequences:
- a CDS encoding ArsR/SmtB family transcription factor, whose amino-acid sequence MTEKKEDVCQEECFHPDSLQKAKNAMMPQETLQDLAELFKALGDHTRVRILNALYHAELCVCDLTVLLDMSQSAVSHQLRVLRAGKIVKSRKEGKNVFYSLDDVHIQKLIELGLEHVSEPMCRR is encoded by the coding sequence ATGACTGAAAAAAAAGAAGATGTTTGCCAGGAAGAGTGTTTTCATCCTGATTCGCTGCAGAAAGCAAAGAATGCCATGATGCCCCAGGAAACGTTGCAGGATCTTGCGGAGTTGTTCAAAGCGCTTGGGGATCATACTCGGGTAAGGATTCTCAATGCCCTCTATCATGCCGAGCTTTGTGTCTGTGATCTTACCGTGCTTCTTGATATGAGCCAGTCGGCAGTTTCTCACCAGTTGAGGGTTCTCAGAGCGGGCAAGATCGTCAAATCGAGAAAAGAGGGGAAGAATGTGTTTTACTCTCTCGATGATGTGCATATTCAAAAGCTCATAGAACTGGGTTTGGAGCATGTAAGTGAACCGATGTGCCGTAGGTAA
- a CDS encoding DNA alkylation repair protein, translated as MITAEEIHRVLESVADPVIAEHSRHFFKTGEGEYGEGDRFHGIRVPVLRKYARKYQSISLAEARHLLASPFHEERFFALLVLMRKFEKGDSTLRETIYTLYLDNLKFVNNWDLVDISAPYIVGPWLEKRDKGVLYRLAQSEVLWERRVAILSTFHCVRKNNFNEALTISELLIHDPEDLIHKAVGWVLREIGKRNVSVEKAFLGKHYRDMPRTMLRYAIERFPKGERKKYLQGTV; from the coding sequence ATGATAACGGCTGAAGAAATACACCGTGTTTTAGAGAGTGTTGCCGATCCGGTAATTGCCGAGCATTCGCGGCACTTTTTCAAAACAGGCGAAGGGGAGTATGGTGAGGGGGACCGGTTCCATGGTATCAGAGTTCCGGTACTCAGAAAGTATGCCAGGAAATATCAAAGCATCTCATTGGCCGAAGCCAGGCATCTGCTTGCTTCCCCTTTTCATGAAGAGCGGTTTTTTGCGCTCCTTGTTCTGATGAGGAAATTCGAAAAAGGCGATAGTACTTTACGTGAAACGATTTATACGCTCTATCTCGACAATTTGAAGTTTGTCAATAACTGGGATCTTGTCGACATTTCAGCACCCTATATCGTCGGTCCATGGTTGGAAAAGAGGGATAAAGGGGTTCTTTACAGACTCGCACAATCGGAGGTTCTCTGGGAAAGAAGAGTTGCCATACTCTCTACATTTCATTGTGTTCGGAAGAACAACTTTAATGAAGCGTTGACTATTTCGGAACTCTTGATACATGACCCCGAGGATCTGATCCACAAAGCTGTCGGATGGGTTCTCAGGGAAATAGGCAAACGGAATGTTTCTGTTGAGAAAGCCTTTCTCGGGAAGCATTACAGAGATATGCCCCGGACGATGCTTCGTTATGCCATAGAGCGGTTTCCTAAAGGGGAAAGAAAAAAATATCTTCAAGGAACAGTATGA